In one window of Bradyrhizobium sp. AZCC 1721 DNA:
- the ilvN gene encoding acetolactate synthase small subunit produces MNQPASAYFLEERHDPNETHTLSVLVQNEPGVLARVIGLFSGRGYNIDSLTVSETESHKHLSRITIVTTGTPTVIEQIKHQLDRMIPVYRVVDMTITGRSIERELAMVKVRGRGDSRVEALRLADAFRARVIDATTESFVFEITGNSSKISEFIDLMRPLGLVEVSRTGVAAIGRGPEGM; encoded by the coding sequence ATGAACCAGCCCGCATCCGCCTACTTCCTGGAAGAGCGCCACGATCCCAACGAGACGCATACGCTCTCGGTGCTGGTGCAGAACGAGCCCGGCGTGCTCGCGCGCGTGATCGGCCTGTTTTCGGGGCGCGGTTACAACATCGACAGTCTCACCGTCTCCGAAACCGAGAGCCACAAGCATCTCTCGCGCATCACCATCGTCACGACGGGTACACCGACGGTGATCGAGCAGATCAAGCACCAGCTCGACCGCATGATCCCGGTCTACCGCGTCGTCGACATGACGATTACCGGCCGCTCGATCGAGCGGGAACTCGCCATGGTGAAGGTGCGTGGCCGCGGCGACAGCCGGGTCGAGGCGTTGCGGCTGGCGGACGCGTTCCGTGCCCGCGTGATCGACGCCACGACCGAGAGTTTTGTGTTCGAGATCACAGGCAATTCATCCAAGATCAGTGAATTTATCGACCTGATGCGCCCGCTCGGCCTTGTCGAGGTGTCGCGCACTGGCGTTGCCGCGATCGGGCGTGGGCCTGAGGGGATGTGA
- a CDS encoding DUF2336 domain-containing protein — MPSEAAHPPSGWRPCGRSPISSSTDGERLSDDQVKVFDDVLCLLIARVETRAKAELSKRLAPLDYAPFEVIQHLAWDDEIEVAGNVLAHSSRLGTDVLVEIASSKGQDHLLAISGRAELPAAVTDVIVDRGEGQVIRKLANNAGAKFSDQGYSTIVARAGADDELVEILGLRADFPAKFIADLLRRAKETVRTRLLAIAPPALQEEIKRVLNEVAREAPPPSRSFGVAEELVKLMKGLNELDDAAVYKFAESNKFDEVTVALAVLNDMPVEMTAKLMEGPRADLILIPCRSARLNWPTVESILRNRPAHPISEQTLEIAQRDFRKLSMETAQRTVRFWQLHNKIEKEPIIRTN, encoded by the coding sequence ATGCCGTCAGAGGCGGCTCATCCGCCAAGCGGGTGGAGACCCTGCGGCAGGTCACCGATCTCTTCCTCCACTGACGGAGAACGCCTCAGCGACGACCAGGTCAAGGTCTTCGACGACGTGCTCTGCCTCCTGATCGCGCGCGTCGAGACGCGGGCAAAGGCCGAACTTTCCAAGCGGCTGGCGCCGCTCGACTACGCTCCGTTCGAAGTCATCCAGCATCTCGCCTGGGATGACGAGATCGAGGTCGCCGGCAACGTGCTGGCCCATTCCAGCCGGCTCGGCACCGACGTGCTGGTCGAGATCGCCAGCAGCAAGGGACAGGATCACCTGCTCGCCATTTCAGGCCGCGCCGAACTGCCCGCGGCCGTGACCGACGTCATCGTCGACCGCGGCGAAGGCCAGGTGATCCGCAAGCTCGCCAACAATGCCGGCGCCAAGTTTTCCGACCAGGGCTATTCCACCATCGTCGCCCGCGCCGGCGCCGACGACGAACTGGTCGAAATCCTCGGCCTTCGCGCCGATTTCCCGGCAAAGTTCATTGCGGACCTGCTGCGCCGCGCCAAGGAGACCGTTCGCACACGGCTTCTGGCCATCGCGCCGCCCGCGCTGCAGGAAGAGATCAAGCGGGTCCTGAACGAGGTCGCCCGCGAGGCTCCGCCACCGAGCCGGAGTTTCGGAGTCGCCGAGGAACTCGTGAAGCTGATGAAGGGGCTGAACGAGCTCGACGACGCGGCGGTGTACAAATTCGCGGAGTCGAACAAGTTCGACGAAGTGACGGTCGCACTTGCCGTCCTCAACGACATGCCGGTCGAGATGACAGCGAAGCTGATGGAAGGGCCGCGCGCCGACCTGATCCTGATTCCCTGCCGCTCAGCACGGCTGAACTGGCCGACGGTCGAGTCGATCCTGCGCAACCGCCCGGCGCATCCGATCAGCGAGCAGACGCTGGAGATCGCGCAGCGCGATTTCCGCAAGCTGTCGATGGAGACGGCCCAGCGCACCGTCCGCTTCTGGCAGTTGCACAACAAGATCGAGAAAGAACCAATCATCCGGACGAATTGA
- a CDS encoding SDR family oxidoreductase, translated as MRSVVITGASTGIGWASAKLLLDRGFRVFGSVRKQADADRLKGEFGANFTPLIFDVTDEAAVLAAAREVRTALDGETLAGLVNNAGIAVAGPVLELAAGEFRRQMEVNFIGPIIATQAFGPLLGSDPALNGPKGRIVMISSVAGKNGNPLTSAYSASKHAIEGLSESLRRELMLFGIDVIIIAPGVVKTPIWSKAEEVDISAYKNSPYFPALEKIRAFMLQLGANGLPAEQIAEKVFEALTRPNPKVRYVIAPDPMRQFMAAVLPKRTLDRIIAKRLGLTPQR; from the coding sequence ATGAGATCTGTTGTCATCACCGGCGCGTCCACCGGCATCGGCTGGGCCAGTGCGAAGCTCTTGCTCGACCGCGGCTTCCGCGTGTTCGGCAGCGTGCGCAAGCAGGCTGATGCCGACCGTCTCAAGGGTGAGTTCGGGGCGAACTTCACGCCGCTGATCTTCGATGTCACCGATGAAGCCGCGGTGCTGGCGGCTGCGCGCGAGGTCCGCACCGCGCTCGATGGCGAAACGCTCGCCGGCCTCGTCAACAATGCCGGCATTGCGGTCGCAGGTCCCGTGCTCGAACTCGCGGCGGGCGAATTCCGTCGCCAGATGGAGGTCAATTTCATCGGCCCGATCATTGCGACCCAGGCATTCGGGCCGCTGCTCGGCTCCGATCCGGCCCTGAATGGGCCGAAGGGGCGGATCGTGATGATCTCCTCGGTCGCCGGCAAGAACGGCAATCCGCTGACCTCGGCCTATTCCGCCTCCAAGCACGCCATCGAGGGGCTGTCGGAGAGCTTGCGCCGCGAACTGATGTTGTTCGGGATCGACGTCATCATCATTGCGCCGGGGGTGGTCAAAACGCCGATCTGGAGCAAGGCCGAGGAGGTCGATATCTCCGCCTACAAAAACTCGCCGTATTTCCCGGCGCTGGAGAAAATCCGCGCCTTCATGCTGCAACTCGGCGCGAACGGATTGCCGGCCGAGCAGATCGCCGAGAAGGTGTTCGAGGCATTGACGCGGCCCAATCCCAAGGTGCGCTACGTCATCGCGCCGGATCCGATGCGCCAGTTCATGGCGGCGGTGTTGCCCAAGCGCACCCTCGACCGGATCATCGCCAAGCGCCTCGGGCTGACGCCGCAAAGATGA
- the ilvC gene encoding ketol-acid reductoisomerase codes for MRVYYDRDADLNLIKGKKVVIVGYGSQGHAHALNLKDSGVKEVAIALRKGSASAKKAEAAGFKVMEVAEAAKWADLVMMLTPDELQGDIYREHLHDNMKKGAALVFAHGLNVHFNLLDPRADLDVLMIAPKGPGHTVRSEYQRGGGVPCLIAIAKDVSGNAHDLGLSYASAIGGGRAGIIETTFKEECETDLFGEQVVLCGGLVELIKGGYETLVEAGYAPEMAYFECLHEVKLIVDLIYEGGIANMNYSISNTAEYGEYVTGPRIVTDETKKEMKRVLNDIQSGKFARDWMLENKVNQTSFKATRAKLAQHPIEEVGAKLRDMMPWIKKGALVDKTKN; via the coding sequence ATGCGTGTTTATTACGATCGCGACGCCGACCTGAACCTGATCAAGGGCAAAAAGGTCGTCATCGTCGGCTATGGCAGTCAGGGCCACGCCCATGCGCTGAACCTGAAGGACTCCGGCGTCAAGGAAGTGGCGATTGCGCTGCGCAAGGGCTCGGCCTCGGCCAAGAAGGCGGAAGCCGCCGGCTTCAAGGTGATGGAAGTCGCCGAGGCCGCGAAATGGGCCGACCTCGTCATGATGCTGACCCCGGACGAACTGCAGGGCGACATCTACCGCGAGCACCTGCACGACAACATGAAGAAGGGCGCGGCGCTGGTATTCGCGCACGGCCTCAACGTCCATTTCAACCTGCTCGATCCCCGCGCCGACCTCGACGTGCTGATGATCGCCCCGAAGGGCCCCGGCCATACCGTGCGCTCGGAATATCAGCGCGGCGGCGGCGTGCCCTGCCTGATCGCGATCGCCAAGGACGTCTCCGGCAATGCCCATGACCTGGGCTTGAGCTATGCCTCGGCGATCGGCGGCGGCCGCGCTGGCATCATCGAGACCACCTTCAAGGAAGAGTGCGAGACCGATCTGTTCGGCGAGCAGGTGGTGCTTTGCGGCGGCCTGGTCGAACTGATCAAGGGCGGCTACGAGACGCTGGTCGAAGCCGGCTACGCGCCCGAGATGGCTTATTTCGAGTGCCTGCACGAGGTGAAGCTGATCGTCGACCTGATCTATGAAGGCGGCATCGCCAACATGAACTACTCGATCTCCAACACCGCCGAGTACGGCGAATACGTCACCGGCCCGCGTATCGTCACCGACGAGACCAAGAAGGAGATGAAGCGGGTGCTCAACGACATCCAGTCCGGCAAGTTCGCCCGCGACTGGATGCTGGAGAACAAGGTCAACCAGACCTCGTTCAAAGCGACCCGCGCCAAGCTCGCCCAGCACCCGATCGAGGAAGTCGGCGCCAAGCTCCGCGACATGATGCCGTGGATCAAGAAGGGCGCGCTGGTCGACAAGACGAAGAACTGA
- a CDS encoding threonine dehydratase — translation MFDLAELERAHDIVGQAVPPTPAHAWPLLSERLGTSVIVKHENHTPIGAFKVRGGLIYLDRLKRERPNISGIISATRGNHGQSLAFAASRHGVPAVIYVPKGNSVEKNSAMRAFGADLVEHGEDFQAAAEEAQRRAQFAGLHMVPSFHPDLVLGVATYALELFRTAPDLDILYVPIGQGSGISGCIMARDLLGLKTEIVGVQSTEAPSYALSFAAGTVVTTETSNTLADGMATRNPDPDAFAIICKGAARIVQVTDDEVAAAVRAYWTDTHNLAEGAGAAPLAAALQEKQKLAGKRVGLVLSGGNIDFDLFRKWIGIDAAAIERVMA, via the coding sequence GTGTTTGACCTCGCAGAGCTCGAACGCGCACACGACATCGTGGGGCAGGCGGTGCCGCCGACGCCGGCGCATGCCTGGCCGCTGCTCAGCGAGCGGCTGGGTACGAGCGTCATCGTCAAACATGAGAACCACACGCCGATTGGCGCGTTCAAGGTGCGCGGTGGGCTGATCTATCTCGACCGGCTGAAGCGGGAGCGGCCGAACATATCGGGGATCATTTCCGCCACCCGCGGCAATCACGGCCAGAGCCTCGCATTCGCGGCTTCCCGCCACGGCGTGCCGGCGGTGATTTACGTGCCGAAGGGCAACTCGGTCGAGAAGAACAGCGCCATGCGCGCGTTCGGCGCTGACCTCGTCGAGCATGGAGAGGATTTTCAGGCGGCCGCCGAAGAAGCCCAGCGCCGTGCCCAGTTCGCCGGCCTCCACATGGTTCCGTCGTTCCATCCGGATCTTGTGCTCGGCGTCGCTACCTACGCGCTCGAACTGTTCCGGACGGCGCCCGACCTCGACATTCTCTATGTGCCGATCGGGCAGGGCTCGGGCATCTCCGGCTGCATCATGGCGCGCGATCTGCTCGGGCTGAAAACCGAAATCGTCGGCGTGCAGTCGACCGAAGCGCCGTCCTACGCACTGTCGTTTGCGGCTGGCACGGTGGTAACCACCGAAACCAGCAACACGCTGGCGGACGGCATGGCGACGCGCAATCCCGATCCGGACGCATTCGCCATCATCTGCAAGGGCGCCGCGCGCATCGTCCAGGTCACGGACGACGAGGTCGCAGCCGCCGTCCGCGCCTACTGGACCGACACGCACAACCTCGCCGAAGGCGCCGGCGCTGCCCCGCTGGCCGCCGCGCTGCAGGAAAAGCAGAAGCTCGCCGGCAAGCGAGTCGGCCTGGTCCTGTCTGGCGGCAATATCGATTTTGATCTGTTCCGCAAATGGATCGGAATAGATGCCGCCGCCATTGAAAGGGTAATGGCGTAA
- a CDS encoding class I SAM-dependent methyltransferase, producing MLARDWYYTQRRRLGLDSAVASIYDRHDNSDDRARAALTMLGVQRGWRVADIGCGNGVLACEAALMGAEVDAIDISPAMLALANIQARDRKVAIRTQPAGLLSFAYQPNSYDLIVSEFTLHHLPDFWKAVALARIYAALKPGANFYLRDIVFVSMPDGTERDVEQWADFTIKNHDFQRDGVVTHMRDEYSTFGWVIERMLTDIGFTLESVDYHAPLHGTYILRKPKPDQQS from the coding sequence ATGCTGGCGCGGGACTGGTATTACACTCAAAGGCGGCGGCTCGGGCTCGATTCGGCGGTCGCCTCGATCTACGACCGGCATGACAACAGCGACGATCGCGCGCGGGCCGCGCTCACCATGCTCGGCGTGCAGCGCGGCTGGCGCGTGGCCGATATCGGTTGCGGCAACGGTGTACTGGCCTGCGAAGCGGCGTTGATGGGGGCCGAGGTCGACGCAATAGATATTTCGCCGGCGATGCTGGCGCTCGCCAATATCCAGGCCCGCGACCGCAAGGTTGCGATCCGCACCCAGCCGGCAGGCTTGCTGAGCTTTGCCTACCAGCCCAATTCCTACGACCTGATCGTCAGCGAATTCACGCTGCACCATCTGCCTGACTTCTGGAAGGCGGTGGCGCTGGCAAGGATCTATGCCGCGCTGAAGCCCGGCGCGAATTTCTACCTGCGCGACATCGTATTCGTCAGCATGCCCGACGGCACCGAGCGCGATGTCGAGCAGTGGGCCGATTTCACCATCAAGAACCACGATTTCCAGCGCGACGGCGTGGTCACCCATATGCGCGACGAGTACTCGACCTTCGGCTGGGTGATCGAGCGCATGCTGACCGATATCGGCTTCACGCTGGAATCGGTCGACTACCACGCGCCGCTGCACGGCACCTATATCCTGCGCAAACCAAAGCCGGATCAACAGAGCTAG
- a CDS encoding LysE family translocator — protein MSQSLLIAFIMFATVMFFTPGPNNIMLLSSGLTYGFRPTIPHIMGITVGFAFMVGAVGLGLGTIFIAYPVLQTILKYAGVAYLIYLAWAIAMSEPPSADQDSRGRPMTFWGAAMFQWVNAKGWVMVIGTITAYAAIAAYPWNIAIQVGLSLLLGILSCTAWALFGTALRPILTSRRAVRAFNIVMAVLLLASLYPVFMDA, from the coding sequence ATGTCGCAATCGCTGCTGATCGCCTTCATCATGTTCGCCACCGTGATGTTCTTCACGCCGGGGCCGAACAACATCATGCTGCTGTCGTCGGGGCTCACCTACGGCTTCCGTCCGACCATCCCGCACATCATGGGAATCACGGTCGGTTTTGCCTTCATGGTCGGCGCCGTCGGCCTCGGGCTCGGGACCATCTTCATCGCCTATCCGGTGCTGCAGACCATCCTGAAATATGCCGGCGTGGCCTACCTGATCTATCTGGCCTGGGCGATCGCGATGTCCGAGCCGCCGTCGGCGGATCAGGACAGCCGGGGTCGTCCGATGACGTTCTGGGGCGCGGCGATGTTCCAGTGGGTCAACGCCAAGGGCTGGGTCATGGTGATCGGCACCATCACCGCCTATGCGGCGATCGCCGCCTATCCCTGGAATATCGCGATCCAGGTCGGCTTAAGCCTGCTCCTGGGCATCCTGTCTTGCACGGCATGGGCCCTGTTCGGCACCGCCCTGCGGCCGATCCTGACCTCCCGCCGGGCGGTGCGCGCCTTCAATATCGTGATGGCGGTGCTGCTCCTGGCCTCGCTCTATCCGGTCTTCATGGACGCATGA
- the miaA gene encoding tRNA (adenosine(37)-N6)-dimethylallyltransferase MiaA, with protein sequence MQTYQLDLSKAVLIAGPTASGKSALALELAQKTGGVVINTDSMQVYRDLCIITARPTPEEEARVPHRLYGHVDASVNFSAGAWVTDAGKVLAEARAEKRLPIFVGGSGLYFKALTRGLSAVPPIPAEVRDAVRARLERDGVEALHTELTRRDPVSAERLKPRDRTRIARALEVVETTGRALPDWHREGLPPLLPRSEFSALFLAPEREKLYARIDARFGAMLAAGALDEVAALAGRKLDPLLPAMKAHGVPALIRHLRGEITREEAAEIGRADTRHYAKRQFTWFRHQLPEFEWVTPEAAGLVLRTIPE encoded by the coding sequence ATGCAGACGTATCAGCTAGATTTGAGCAAGGCCGTGCTTATCGCAGGGCCGACCGCCAGCGGCAAGTCGGCCCTGGCGCTCGAATTGGCCCAAAAGACCGGCGGCGTCGTCATCAACACCGATTCGATGCAGGTCTACCGCGATCTCTGCATCATCACGGCACGGCCGACGCCGGAGGAGGAGGCGCGCGTGCCGCACCGGCTCTACGGCCATGTCGACGCGTCGGTCAATTTCTCGGCCGGAGCGTGGGTGACGGATGCGGGAAAGGTGCTCGCAGAGGCGCGCGCGGAAAAGCGGCTGCCAATCTTCGTCGGCGGGTCCGGCCTTTATTTCAAGGCATTGACGCGCGGTCTCTCCGCGGTGCCGCCGATCCCCGCCGAGGTTCGCGATGCTGTTCGGGCGCGGCTGGAACGCGACGGCGTTGAAGCGCTGCACACTGAACTGACGCGGCGCGATCCCGTCTCCGCCGAGCGCCTGAAGCCGCGCGACCGCACCCGGATTGCCCGCGCCCTGGAAGTCGTGGAAACCACCGGCCGCGCACTGCCGGACTGGCATCGCGAGGGCCTGCCGCCGCTGCTGCCTCGGAGCGAGTTCTCGGCGCTGTTCCTTGCGCCTGAGCGCGAAAAGCTTTACGCGCGGATCGATGCGCGATTCGGCGCGATGCTGGCCGCGGGTGCGCTGGACGAGGTCGCAGCGCTTGCCGGGCGAAAGCTCGATCCCCTGCTGCCGGCGATGAAGGCCCATGGCGTGCCGGCGCTGATCCGGCACCTCAGGGGAGAAATCACGCGCGAGGAGGCCGCCGAAATCGGCCGCGCCGACACCCGCCATTATGCAAAACGGCAGTTCACGTGGTTCAGGCATCAACTGCCGGAGTTCGAATGGGTGACGCCGGAGGCGGCGGGTCTGGTCCTTCGGACCATCCCGGAATGA
- a CDS encoding EamA family transporter → MKPADVCIAVLVAVIWGLAFVASRIALDEFSPELMTTLRFSIAALPCLFVARPKVSWTVLVAISFTLFLGQFLAQAFAIALGVPVGLSSVIVQSQALFTIGFAALLFRERPGAGQTVGIAIATAGLLMICGTVGYDFSVSAFAILMISPLSFAAGNLLLRHAQGVPMFDLFAWLCLVAAVPLFALTLVSNGPQPTWHALTHMSLTGLLCMIGLGAVSTSIAYWLWGRLLRDYPAAQVVPFALLVPFVGSAASSVVFGETFGPLRLGGMVTVVGGIAVMLLSKSTKASEKQVLPKIA, encoded by the coding sequence ATGAAACCGGCCGATGTTTGCATCGCCGTATTGGTGGCGGTGATCTGGGGGCTTGCTTTTGTGGCCAGCCGGATCGCGCTCGACGAGTTTTCGCCGGAATTGATGACGACGCTGCGCTTTTCCATCGCGGCCTTGCCCTGCCTGTTCGTGGCGCGGCCCAAGGTTTCCTGGACGGTGCTGGTCGCGATCAGCTTCACCTTGTTCCTCGGCCAGTTTCTTGCCCAGGCCTTTGCCATTGCGCTCGGCGTTCCGGTCGGTCTCTCCAGCGTGATCGTGCAGAGCCAGGCGCTGTTCACCATCGGCTTTGCCGCGCTGTTGTTTCGCGAGCGGCCGGGCGCGGGGCAGACAGTCGGCATTGCTATCGCCACCGCAGGCCTGCTGATGATCTGCGGCACCGTCGGCTACGATTTCAGCGTCAGCGCCTTCGCGATCTTGATGATCTCGCCGCTCAGCTTCGCGGCCGGCAACCTGCTGCTGCGGCATGCGCAGGGCGTGCCGATGTTCGACCTGTTCGCGTGGCTGTGTCTGGTCGCGGCAGTTCCGCTGTTTGCGTTGACGCTGGTCAGCAACGGCCCGCAGCCGACCTGGCATGCGCTGACCCACATGTCCCTCACCGGTTTGTTGTGCATGATTGGCCTCGGCGCCGTCTCCACCAGCATCGCCTACTGGCTGTGGGGCCGGCTGCTGCGGGATTACCCGGCGGCGCAAGTGGTGCCGTTCGCGCTGTTGGTCCCGTTCGTCGGTTCCGCTGCATCGAGCGTCGTGTTCGGCGAAACCTTTGGGCCGCTACGGCTTGGCGGCATGGTCACCGTCGTCGGCGGCATCGCCGTCATGTTGCTCTCCAAAAGTACCAAGGCTTCAGAAAAACAAGTTCTGCCAAAGATCGCATGA
- a CDS encoding acetolactate synthase 3 large subunit, whose translation MTDKSNDPNQMTGAAMIVRALIDHGVQHIFGYPGGAVLPIYDEIFQQSDVEHILVRHEQGAGHAAEGYARSTGKPGVVLVTSGPGATNMVTPLTDALMDSIPLVCITGQVPTHLIGNDAFQECDTVGITRPCTKHNWLVRDVNDLAKVLHEAFYVATTGRPGPVVVDVPKDVQFAVGTYHPPRKSDVHVSYTPRVKGDAAQIRKAVALLAAAKRPVIYSGGGVINSGPEASKLLRELVEVTGFPITSTLMGLGAYPATGKNWLGMLGMHGTYEANMAMHGCDVMLCVGARFDDRITGRTDAFSPGSKKIHVDIDPSSINKNIRVDVPIIGDAGNVLGDLLQVFRAEAKKPDIKSWWQEIATWRARNSLAYKKSNDVILPQYAIQKLFEATRGHDTYITTEVGQHQMWAAQFFGFEEPHRWMTSGGLGTMGYGLPAALGVQVAHPDSLVIDIAGDASVQMTMQEMSTAVQFELPIKIFILNNQYMGMVRQWQQLLHGNRLSHSYSEALPDFVKLADAFGCVGIQAIKPGDLDGALKEMIKVKRPVLFDCRVAALENCFPMIPSGKAHNEMLLPAEATDEATAAAFAGGKALV comes from the coding sequence ATGACCGACAAGAGCAACGACCCCAATCAGATGACCGGCGCCGCGATGATCGTGCGCGCGCTCATCGATCACGGTGTCCAGCACATCTTCGGCTATCCCGGCGGCGCGGTGCTTCCGATCTATGACGAGATTTTCCAGCAGAGCGACGTTGAGCACATCCTGGTGCGGCACGAGCAGGGCGCCGGCCATGCGGCGGAGGGCTACGCGCGCTCGACTGGCAAGCCGGGCGTGGTGCTGGTGACGTCAGGCCCAGGCGCCACCAACATGGTGACGCCGCTGACGGATGCGCTGATGGATTCGATCCCGCTGGTGTGCATCACCGGCCAGGTGCCGACGCACCTGATCGGCAACGACGCGTTCCAGGAATGCGACACCGTCGGCATCACCCGTCCCTGCACCAAGCACAACTGGCTGGTGCGCGACGTCAACGATCTGGCCAAGGTGCTGCACGAGGCGTTCTACGTTGCGACCACGGGCCGTCCCGGACCCGTCGTGGTCGACGTGCCCAAGGACGTGCAGTTTGCGGTCGGCACCTATCATCCGCCGCGCAAATCCGACGTGCATGTGTCCTATACCCCGCGGGTGAAAGGCGATGCGGCACAGATCCGAAAAGCGGTGGCGCTGTTGGCTGCCGCAAAGCGCCCGGTGATCTATTCCGGCGGCGGCGTCATCAATTCCGGACCCGAGGCGTCGAAGCTGTTGCGCGAGTTGGTCGAGGTCACTGGCTTTCCGATCACCTCGACACTGATGGGCCTCGGCGCCTATCCGGCAACCGGCAAGAACTGGCTCGGCATGCTCGGCATGCACGGCACCTACGAGGCCAACATGGCGATGCATGGTTGTGACGTCATGCTGTGCGTCGGCGCGCGCTTCGACGACCGCATCACCGGCCGGACCGACGCATTCTCGCCAGGCTCGAAGAAGATCCACGTTGATATAGATCCGTCCTCGATCAACAAGAACATCCGCGTCGACGTGCCGATCATCGGCGACGCCGGCAATGTGCTCGGCGACCTGCTGCAGGTGTTCAGGGCGGAGGCGAAGAAGCCTGACATCAAGAGCTGGTGGCAGGAGATCGCCACCTGGCGCGCGCGCAATTCGCTCGCTTACAAGAAGAGCAACGACGTCATCCTGCCGCAATACGCCATTCAGAAGCTGTTCGAGGCGACGCGCGGCCATGACACCTACATCACCACCGAAGTCGGCCAGCATCAGATGTGGGCGGCGCAGTTCTTCGGTTTTGAGGAGCCGCATCGCTGGATGACGTCGGGCGGTCTCGGCACCATGGGCTACGGCCTGCCGGCAGCGCTCGGCGTGCAGGTTGCGCACCCTGACAGCCTCGTGATCGACATTGCCGGCGACGCCTCGGTGCAGATGACGATGCAGGAGATGTCGACGGCGGTTCAGTTTGAACTGCCGATCAAGATCTTCATCCTGAACAACCAGTACATGGGCATGGTGCGGCAGTGGCAGCAGCTCCTGCATGGCAACCGGCTGTCGCATTCTTACTCCGAGGCGCTGCCGGATTTCGTCAAGCTCGCCGATGCGTTCGGCTGCGTCGGCATCCAGGCGATCAAGCCCGGCGATCTCGACGGTGCGCTCAAGGAGATGATCAAGGTCAAGCGTCCGGTGCTGTTCGATTGCCGCGTCGCCGCGCTGGAAAACTGCTTCCCGATGATTCCGTCCGGCAAGGCGCACAACGAAATGCTGCTGCCGGCGGAAGCAACCGATGAAGCCACCGCCGCGGCGTTCGCCGGCGGCAAGGCGCTGGTGTGA